From one Bos javanicus breed banteng chromosome 15, ARS-OSU_banteng_1.0, whole genome shotgun sequence genomic stretch:
- the LOC133261363 gene encoding olfactory receptor 51F1-like yields the protein MLPVQENMEILGNSTSKFPTFLLTGIPGLEFAHAWVSIPFCCLYATALSGNSMILLVIIAQQSLHEPMYYFLSMLSAADLGLTVSTMSTTLGILWFDANEISLDMCIIQMFFLHGFACTESGVLVAMAFDRCVAICDPLRYTSILTSYRIIQMGLLMVIRTVVLIVPLLLLLKPLNFCGRNVLSHSYCYHPDVIKLACSDTQANSICGLIDLILTTGVDTPCIVLSYILIIHSVLSISSPQERHKVFSTCVSHLGAVSIFYIPMISLSLVHRYGRSAPKVVHSMMANMYLLFPPVLNPIIYSVKTKQIRKAILSLLLMK from the coding sequence ATGCTACCAGTCCAGGAAAACATGGAAATCTTAGGTAATTCAACATCTAAATTTCCAACTTTCTTGTTGACTGGAATTCCTGGCCTAGAGTTTGCCCATGCTTGGGTCTCCATTCCCTTCTGCTGTCTTTATGCCACTGCCCTTTCTGGGAACAGCATGATCCTGCTTGTCATCATCGCCCAGCAGAGTCTCCATGAGCCCATGTACTATTTCCTCTCCATGCTGTCAGCTGCTGACTTGGGTTTGACTGTTTCTACAATGTCAACCACATTAGGTATCCTCTGGTTTGATGCAAACGAAATCAGTCTAGATATGTGCATTATCCAGATGTTTTTTCTTCATGGGTTTGCCTGCACAGAATCTGGGGTGCTGGTGGCTATGGCCTTTGACCGATGTGTGGCCATCTGTGATCCTCTGAGGTACACTAGCATTCTCACTAGTTATAGAATCATTCAGATGGGTCTCTTGATGGTTATACGCACTGTAGTATTAATTGTACCACTACTTTTGCTTCTTAAGCCCCTCAATTTTTGTGGCAGGAATGTGCTTTCCCACTCCTACTGCTATCAtccagatgtgattaaattagcATGTTCAGATACTCAGGCCAATAGCATCTGTGGATTAATTGATCTCATCCTGACCACAGGAGTAGATACACCATGCATTGTCCTGTCTTATATCTTGATCATTCACTCAGTTCTCAGTATTTCCTCCCCTCAAGAACGACACAAAGTTTTTAGCACCTGTGTCTCCCACCTTGGAGCAGTGTCTATTTTCTACATCCCCATGATTAGCTTGTCACTGGTGCATCGCTATGGGCGATCAGCCCCCAAAGTGGTCCACTCAATGATGGCCAATATGtacctgctttttcctcctgtgctCAACCCCATCATCTACAGTGTAAAAACAAAGCAGATTCGCAAGGCTATACTCAGTCTTCTTCTTATGAAATAG